The Paenibacillus sp. 481 DNA window AATGAGCACCATTAAGCACTGCTTTTCCCTCAATATGCTTATGTACCGCTTGTACTTGTATCATGACTACCCTCCCACAATACTTTACACACCTGTTTCATCATCTTCAGAAACTCTTCTTCTTGTAATCCAAGATGCTTAGCCTCTACCGCCAAGCGCTGCATTTCTTCCTTCATTTTAATCAGCCGCTCCTCTGCCATGCCTGGAGAAAACGATTCCGAAATAAACGTTCCCTTGCCACGCAGTGTAATAAAGACACCTTGCCGTTCTAATTCTTGATACGCCTTACTAACGGTGTTCGGATTAACGACAAGCCCCGATGACAACTCTCGGACGGATGGTACTTTCTCTCCTGGCTTCATAGCGCCTTTAGCAATAAGCTCCTTCATCTGCTCCACAATTTGCTCGTAAATCGGTGTTGCACTACGCTCTTGTATACGAATCATCTCACCCCTCCTTCAGTGCGAAATACTAACCTCTTGAACCCATGTTTGTTAATTCCATTTTATGGTGTACTATTTGAACTAATACACATAATACACTCGAAAAATGATGAAGTCAACACCTGATGCAATCGTTCGCCTCCCATGTAGAGTACGCTGCAAGATATGGTACAATAAACAATGCTTTAACAGCACATTTTTGCATGCAAATAAAGAGAGGAGAGTGTCGTATGCGGCATTCATTTTCGCTATCTATCGGGTCTGATCGTACGATTCGCGGGGACGTATGGCTTCCGCCTGTTGCAATTAATCCATCTCATCCTACCTCGTCTAACTCTGATGTGTACGCTAACGGGATTCTTATCATTGCGCACGGCTTCAAAGGATTCAAAGACTGGGGCATGTTTCCCTATACAGCAGCTCAGCTCGCAGAACGTACAGGAATGGTCACGATTACGTTCAACTTTACTTTTAATGGTGTAGGGGAAGAACTAACTATCTTTGATGAGCCGGAACGTTTTGCCGTTAATACATATGCTCGTGAACAGGAGGATTTAAGTGCCCTTACAACGGCAGTGCGGAGTAAACATTTTCAGCAATGGTTAGAGGAATTAGCAACGGCTAAGGCTGATGTTACACGCGTACAAATTGCTTATCATCTACCGCCTACGTGCGCATTGCCACCAAAAGACGAGAAAGCTGAGAACGACGAAATAGCGGCCAAAGCGGCTGCTGCGATAGTGCCGATTTATTTACTTGGGCATAGCCGTGGCGGAGCAAGCTGCATCCTGTTCGCTTTAGAGCATCCTTCCCTCGTAAGCGGAGTTATTTCGTGGAATGGGGTAACCAACGTCGATCTGTTCTCTGCACAGCAAAAAGAAGAACTGCTCACGTCAGGACGCTCGCAAGTGCTAAATGCACGTACAGGAGAAGCGCTGCCCCTCGATAGCATCGTACTGCAAGACTTGGCAGCGAATAAAGAGCGCTACGATATTATTAATCGCATTAAAGATGCTGCTTATCCGCTCCTGCTCGTCCAAGGCTCAGAAGATTTGCCAGGCTTTCGAGAAGGTTCGGCGCGATTAGTTGCAAACTATTCCGGCACGGAGTGGGCGACGATTGAAGGTGGGACCCACACTTTTCAAGCTGTGCATCCATTTCAAGGCACAACACCTGAATTAGAGGCAGCGATCGGCACCACTGCTCGGTGGCTACAAGAGCAGCATGCTAATGCTAATGCTAATGCTAATGCTAATGCTAATGCTAAATAATATGCACAATCCAATACATCATCAACACTCTATCCAAACAAGATAAAGTGCCGCTGTCACCTTTGTAAATGTTCATTTCTAGGGGACAAATAGCTAAATTGTCTACACCTAAGAGGACAACAACCCTATATACCGCCTGAGGTGCCTTTTGAACAGACATCTTCTACATATAGATTCGAACCAGAAATAAGTATCTATATAGAGGGAGAAAAACGTTCAGCATTCACCACCTCCTCTGTGTATGAATGTCCACTATTTGAAAGACAATCTAGGATCAAATGGCACGTACAGTGGACACACATCGATGTTGTTTCTATACATTCAGCTATTCCATTATAGACACCAGGAAAAAGACAGGAGTTGCCGCATTACTATGCTATCTAAAAATCAGTTAATTACCGTCGTAGTTACGACGATCGGGGGATTAACCGCAGCCTACTTGCTTGGCATACCACTTATTTTAGGCTTTGCTCTCGGCTTCGCTACCCTTACTTTATACTCACGTAAGCAAGGCGTTGCTTGGTCTACATTGACACACGCGATGCGTGACGGGGCAACCCATACGCTCGAAGTCGTATGGATACTTGTAATGGTCGGGTTAGTCATTCCGACATGGACACTTAGCGGTACGATCCCTTATTTGATCGAACAAGGTTTGCAATGGATTCATCCCGCATACATGGTTACGCTGACGTTCTGGTTTGCAGCGCTGTTCTCGATGCTGCTCGGTACATCGACAGGCACGCTTAGCGCTGTCGGCATCCCGATGATGGGTGCCGCCGCTATCGCCGGCGTTCCATTGCCGCTTATGGCAGGGGCACTCGTATCAGGTGCCTTCGTCGGAGACCGAACATCGCCGTTCTCCAGTGCGCATCGACTGGTCGCTGACTCGACGGGTACAACGGTCTCACGGCAATACCCAGCCATGGCACCGACGACGCTGCTTGGACTAGGAGCAGCGACCGCGTTCTTTCTCTTTATGGATCTGAACGGCAGTTGGGCAACGGGTAGCTCCGTGGTTCACCTTGACGCATTTCGCCAGCAATTCACGTTCAGCCCATGGCTTGTGTTGCCAGCCGTTGTCCTCATCGGCGCCATTTTGTTCCGCTTGAAGACGCGTTATGCGTTTATGCTCTCCATTGCGACCGCCATCGTACTTGGCGTTTGGTTGCAAGATGTTGCACCTATGGA harbors:
- a CDS encoding GntR family transcriptional regulator, translated to MIRIQERSATPIYEQIVEQMKELIAKGAMKPGEKVPSVRELSSGLVVNPNTVSKAYQELERQGVFITLRGKGTFISESFSPGMAEERLIKMKEEMQRLAVEAKHLGLQEEEFLKMMKQVCKVLWEGSHDTSTSGT
- a CDS encoding alpha/beta hydrolase family protein, whose amino-acid sequence is MRHSFSLSIGSDRTIRGDVWLPPVAINPSHPTSSNSDVYANGILIIAHGFKGFKDWGMFPYTAAQLAERTGMVTITFNFTFNGVGEELTIFDEPERFAVNTYAREQEDLSALTTAVRSKHFQQWLEELATAKADVTRVQIAYHLPPTCALPPKDEKAENDEIAAKAAAAIVPIYLLGHSRGGASCILFALEHPSLVSGVISWNGVTNVDLFSAQQKEELLTSGRSQVLNARTGEALPLDSIVLQDLAANKERYDIINRIKDAAYPLLLVQGSEDLPGFREGSARLVANYSGTEWATIEGGTHTFQAVHPFQGTTPELEAAIGTTARWLQEQHANANANANANANAK
- a CDS encoding Na+/H+ antiporter NhaC family protein — its product is MLSKNQLITVVVTTIGGLTAAYLLGIPLILGFALGFATLTLYSRKQGVAWSTLTHAMRDGATHTLEVVWILVMVGLVIPTWTLSGTIPYLIEQGLQWIHPAYMVTLTFWFAALFSMLLGTSTGTLSAVGIPMMGAAAIAGVPLPLMAGALVSGAFVGDRTSPFSSAHRLVADSTGTTVSRQYPAMAPTTLLGLGAATAFFLFMDLNGSWATGSSVVHLDAFRQQFTFSPWLVLPAVVLIGAILFRLKTRYAFMLSIATAIVLGVWLQDVAPMDWVRSMLFGYENTALPSLHTKGLLSMLDLVLLIALAGSYNGILEATRTLEPYMVALMGQQPSLPSATVKVGLFGLALGLVSCTQTLPIMMAGRNVLPLWSSRFPKEQLSRVIADTALVFAAMVPWNMLAVLCGTILGVPVHEYVPYAVFLWSLPLFTLIVSTLMRRRYITYVENKKAG